The DNA window TCTGTCCAGGTTCCGGGGGGATGGCATGTCACACGCGCAACTGCTGTCCGAGATATCGCTCTTCGAGCAGTTGGACAGCGAGGCATTGGAGAGCCTGTCTTCGCTGCTGCGTCCGTGTCGTTTCGGGCGCGGCGAGGTTGTCTTCCTTCAGGGCGACGTGGGGACGGCGCTGTATGTCATCCGCCGGGGAGAGGTGGCCATCCGGTTGAGCTCGCCGGAGGGCAAGGAGGTCATCCTCTCGTTGCTGGCGCGCGGGGACTTCTTCGGAGAGCTGGCCCTGTTGGATGGCGAGCCCCGCTCCACGGACGCGGTGGCGCGGGAGGACTCGGAGCTCCTGATCCTCCAGCGAGACGACTTCCGCCGGTACGTGGAGGCGCGCCCGGGGGTGGCCACGGCGCTGCTGGCGACCTTGAGCCGCATGGTCCGCCACGTGACACAGCTGGTGCACGACACCCACTTCCTGGATGCGCGGGAGCGGCTGGTGCGG is part of the Myxococcus landrumus genome and encodes:
- a CDS encoding Crp/Fnr family transcriptional regulator; amino-acid sequence: MSHAQLLSEISLFEQLDSEALESLSSLLRPCRFGRGEVVFLQGDVGTALYVIRRGEVAIRLSSPEGKEVILSLLARGDFFGELALLDGEPRSTDAVAREDSELLILQRDDFRRYVEARPGVATALLATLSRMVRHVTQLVHDTHFLDARERLVRVLLGLAREQGESGGAGGVVIPLRLTQTEIANLCGLTRESTNKWLRFYVREGLLSYEGGRITLVHPDRLVRETP